The DNA region AAGAAATAAAATCTATTATTTTATAAGATTGTTTGATAAGATTGTTTGATATCCAATATATTACTCCtttgaatatatattttatatatatatatatatatatatatgtgagaAAGGAAATATCTGACCAAAATTTCAACATATCAAAATTCTAAATTGAAACAAGTTTTTCGACGATGCCGATGAGTTCGCTTGTGAGGACATGGAAGAACTCGGAGGGGTCTTTGGGTCGATCGGCAGCTCTTCAATCTGCTCTCGCGAAAGAGAGGAGAGAATTCAGGGAACAACATCAAAGAAAGATGTTGGATTCCATTCCAAAGGATCTGAACAGGCAATGGGAAGATCCGATGCCCGAAACGGGTGACAGACTTCTTGCTCAGGAACTGAAGGGAGTCGGGTTGTCCGCATATGACATGCCGGAGTGGAGGAAGGATGACTATGGTAAAGCTCCGACTTTTGGGAAAAGATCCAAGCTCTCTCTTCAGGAGCAGaggcagagtttgccaatctacAATTTGAAAAGTGAATTGGTTCAGGCTGTCCATGATAATCAGGTTTTGGTTGTGATTGGCGAGACAGGATCTGGGAAGTCCACGCAGGTACCGCAGTATCTAGCCGACGCGGGGTATACTACCAACGGGAGAATATGTTGTACTCAACCTCGTAGGATGGCTGCAATCTCGGTAGCCAAGCGAGTCGCCGAGGAGTTTGGTTGCCGCATAGGGGAAGAAGTTGGATACGCTATTCGTTTCGAAGATTGCACAGGTCCGGAGACCTTAATCAAATACATGACTGATGGTATGCTTCTGAGGGAGATTCTGAATGATGCAGATTTGTCTCAATACTCAGTGATTATTCTTGATGAAGCTCACGAGAGGACGATTCACACGGATGTCCTTTTTGGATTATTGAAGCAACTTCTGAGACGGAGAACCGACCTTCGCCTGATCGTCACCTCTGCAACTTTGGATGCAGACAAGTTCTCGGGATATTTCTTCGATTGTAACATCTTCACTATCCCTGGAAGAAATTTTCCGGTAGAAATTCTTTACACCAAGCAGCAAGAAAGTGACTACCTGGAGGCATCCTTGATAACAGTGATGCAAATTCACTTGAGTGAACCTGAAGGTGATATACTTCTGTTTTTGACTGGCCAAGAAGAGATTGATCATGCCTGTCAGTGTCTCTATGAAAGGATGAAGAGTTTAGGAAAAAAAGTTCCCGAGCTGATTATTTTGCCAGTATATGGCGTCCTACCTAGCGAAATGCAGTCCAGGATATTTGAACCCACTCCTCCAGGTAAGAGAAAGGTGGTCGTCGCCACCAATATAGCTGAAGCATCTTTGACTGTTGATGGCATAGTTTATGTCATTGATCCTGGCTTTGCAAAGCAAAATGTCTACAATCCTCAACAGGGGCTTGATTCACTGGTGATAACTCCGATATCACAAGCATCCGCGAAGCAAAGAGCAGGGAGAGCGGGACGGACTGGACCAGGAAAGTGCTATCGGCTCTACACACAGAGTGCATTCCACAGTGAGATGTCCCCCGTTTCGATTCCGGAGATCCAGAGGATTAACCTCGGGATGACTACTCTTACAATGAAGGCCATGGGCATTAATGATCTGCTATCCTTTGATTTCATGGACCCCCCATCACCTCAGGCCCTCATTTATGCCTTGAAACAGCTATATAGATTGGGTGCTCTGGAAGAAGAGGGACTGCTTACAAAGTTGGGAAGGAGAATGGCCGAGTTTCCTCTGGATCCTCCTCTTTCCAAGATGCTTCTTGCCAGCGTGGATCTTGGTTGCAGTGATGAAGTTCTGACCATTATTTCGATGATTCAGACGGGGAACATCTTCTACCGTCCTATGGAAAAACAATCCCAGGCAGACCAGAAAAGGGCCAAATTTTTCCAGCCTGAAGGAGATCATCTGACGTTACTCGCGGTGTATGAGGCCTGGAAAGAAAAGAATTTTTCTGGTCCCTGgtgctttgaaaattttgttcagTCTCGATCACTGAGGAGAGCACAGGACGTGAGAAAACAGCTTCTGTCCATCATGGATAAGCTCAAACTGGATGTTGTTAGTGCTGGAAAGAACTTCACAAAGATCCGGAAAGCCATAGCTGCAGGTTTCTTCTTCCATGCTGCTCGGAAAGATCCACAGGAAGGTTACCGGACATTGG from Primulina tabacum isolate GXHZ01 chromosome 14, ASM2559414v2, whole genome shotgun sequence includes:
- the LOC142525645 gene encoding putative pre-mRNA-splicing factor ATP-dependent RNA helicase DEAH5; its protein translation is MPMSSLVRTWKNSEGSLGRSAALQSALAKERREFREQHQRKMLDSIPKDLNRQWEDPMPETGDRLLAQELKGVGLSAYDMPEWRKDDYGKAPTFGKRSKLSLQEQRQSLPIYNLKSELVQAVHDNQVLVVIGETGSGKSTQVPQYLADAGYTTNGRICCTQPRRMAAISVAKRVAEEFGCRIGEEVGYAIRFEDCTGPETLIKYMTDGMLLREILNDADLSQYSVIILDEAHERTIHTDVLFGLLKQLLRRRTDLRLIVTSATLDADKFSGYFFDCNIFTIPGRNFPVEILYTKQQESDYLEASLITVMQIHLSEPEGDILLFLTGQEEIDHACQCLYERMKSLGKKVPELIILPVYGVLPSEMQSRIFEPTPPGKRKVVVATNIAEASLTVDGIVYVIDPGFAKQNVYNPQQGLDSLVITPISQASAKQRAGRAGRTGPGKCYRLYTQSAFHSEMSPVSIPEIQRINLGMTTLTMKAMGINDLLSFDFMDPPSPQALIYALKQLYRLGALEEEGLLTKLGRRMAEFPLDPPLSKMLLASVDLGCSDEVLTIISMIQTGNIFYRPMEKQSQADQKRAKFFQPEGDHLTLLAVYEAWKEKNFSGPWCFENFVQSRSLRRAQDVRKQLLSIMDKLKLDVVSAGKNFTKIRKAIAAGFFFHAARKDPQEGYRTLVDNQPVYLHPSSAVFQRQPDWVIYHEMVMTTKVYIHDVTAISPEWLVELAPKMFKVPNSMKMSKRKRQERIEPLYDRHHEPNSWRLSKRRA